GAGACTATGAGATCAGTGGAGTGAAGGCTTGGAACCACGGAACCCGTCCCGTATTTGGCCGAATATCTCTCCGAGGCTTACGTTATATATCCGACCCATGATGTAAAGGACCAAGACAGCGAGGGCGGGGAACGCAATAAATCCGGCAACAGCGGCTCCGATCCCAGGGCCTAACTTTTCCTTCCAGTCTCCCATCTTCCCTCGACTCACTCAACAACCAGCCTTCACAACAGTGAACAACGTGCTTATACCTCGAACACTCTCAGCCAACTGACGATATACAATGCCTATACTCCCACCCCTACCACGCCATCCACCTTGTGCTGGGGCAAGAATCATCCCACATTTTGCAACGCTAAGACACGTGAATATCTATTATCACCACATGTGGCAAGGCGCATGCTGATAATCAAGTGGCACGTCCATCCCAGTAGCCCAGCGTCTCCCCTGTAGACGTATAAACGACGAGCAATTCATCCGCAACGTACTTGCAATGCTGTACAATTTCAATTATTAGCACCAATACGCAGTGCTACGTCAACTCAACCTCCACTGTATTTCGCAACACCTATGAATTCATGCCACCTTAACAAATACTCCTTGACAAATGCCAATTCCACCACTTCGTTAATCTGCTATGTCCACGATACATCTCGGCCCCACGCCAatccgtccagctgcttccATTTTCTCCGGTACAGGGACACCTACTAACTAATGATGGGTGAGCGCCATGCCGCTTCTCTTCCACTTGCGCCGGTTCCACCTTCCCCCTACCGGTCAACGTCACAATTCCGGTTGTTACATCCCGAGTCCCCTGCTAGAGCCTGAGTCTGCTTCGTGACCGGGTACCGCTATTTCCCGCTTTCGTGCTACTAGTACGCCTATCCCCAAGACCATAGATTGTCCGCGCCCCTCAGCCTCGCAGCTGGATTATGCCTCCATTACGGCGTCCACCTGCTGCACAGAACTTTTGCTGTTGTACGTCGTGTTGAGCCTCTCACCCTGGGCCCATGCGGGGATCGTTCATTGGTCGTGACTAGGGCGATACCGTTGTCCGGCCTACCCGCTTTCTTTCCACAATTAGGGCCATATCCACTCCTTCGTAGGCGTGTACGGAAACTCGTACTTTCAAAGCATATATGGAAATTGCGTATACGTTGTTGTTCTGTATGGTATTCTATACTGCCCCTAACCTCGTAGACGTATCCATCCACCCGAGGCCACCTTGGCATGTTCAACTGTGCCGAGTCCAAAGACATATGACGGGTTGGACACAACATTGCTTGCGTCTGATATGCTCCGGTTCTGTGTTTTGAGCCATAGAATATGGTACCTAATAAGTCGTGGAGAATATCACTCCGTATTGACACCGGCTTGACCGTTGCAGCAATCATGAACGTGGCGTAACAGCAACATCATGCAGCGCTATCCCCAGCAATCTGCATCATGATTAGGTGAGACATTGCGCCACTTAAACTGATGGTTGCCTCTGTGGTTGAACTAGTCAATGAAAATTTATGAATGGCTGAGGCCTACGAATGTGCCCAATATACGTGACACGAAGCCATTGGGTGAGTAAATTAAACGTGGCATAAATACACCGGTAGCAGTCAAATGGATTAAAACTCTAAATTCTTGGCATATAATCACGGTCTTATTAGAAAAGTGCGGCAATGGTTTAGCGCAGTCCACGCCTCCCATCTAGCCGACCCTCACTTCACTGCGCAATTTAGATGCCATACGTAGAAATAAGTTGGGGACTAATGCCCTCCTAACATTACTGATAAAAGAAACATTCCGGCTGAACGCGTATATGGATCACAGGAACCTAAACAAGGTGCTGGTCGATTGTGGAGATTGGCGGCCTGATATTCGGGTCGGCCTCCAACGAATACCGTGCGATGTGAGCTAGCGTGCTATATGCGAGGTGAGTCATTTGTGTAAAGCGGCAATTCGTTCTGTGCGTATACGATCTGTTACGTACTAGCTGGCGAGATGGTAGCGATGTTGGACAATCCTACGTGAACAGTGGGGGGTGCGGTTACGTGGCATGTGTGGCCAACATGGTGGTATTTACTAATTTTGTAAAACAAGCCTTAGTTCATTCAGGCAGTAATTAGAAGACAAATGCGATGATATTTAGCAGTGGTGGCACAGTTGTACGGTCTGTGGAGTATGAAGTCGACTGCCCAGCTGGTACCCTGTGatctgcatgccacggcaaGGATACCTCCAAGATGCGTCACCCAAAGCGCATTGATGTTGTGACAATGGCATAGTTTTGATGTAATATACGGTGCGTAGAATGacggtcaccttgctgctaCCGTGGCGCCGATGGTAGATGGTCAGTGTCCTTGCGTaggtgcgtgttcatgttgtagttggtgagtgtctTGATAAGGTGCGTGCTCATGAGTGGTTgatgagtgcttgcttaagtgattgatgtgtttgcaggttgaggggactgggaggggaagatgtcaGGATTGCTGAGGTTCGACTGTGAATGTGGTACGGAATGTCAAATGCCTATTTTGTGTAATTGTTGTCCGTGGTGCTGTGAAAAATGTACAAGCAAGGATGGTTGCAAAGGATGTAAGGCACATTACCTTAAGCGCACTATGTTCCATATGCCGTACGATTGCGAAATATTGAAATGTGCAACGCAATGTAAAAACAACGTGTCTAAATGTTCATGTAAGTGTTGTAAGGAAAAACAGCAACGCTCTTCCCCCGGTCTACACGCTCCCGCTGTTTTTCCCGGTGTTCAGTCTGAGGCCGCCAGCCATCAACAGCTCCCTTCACGTACCGAAGCTCGGGCCCAAGATCACAATTCTCTACCATTCTCCTCCCCTCTCCtccccatcatcatcgtccccgtcgccctcatcatcgtcgtcatctgcgtcatggtctacttccgcatccggccgttccacagggtgcggtatctactgcgcagctaatgaCCGtgataacctaactggctactgacatctaatgtctagacaaagtaatgattgcgttgatgagcaaCCAGATGAGCATGTTACTAGTTACGGCAGCAATGACAGCAGACACAACAGCGATCACAGTAGACACAACAGCGATCACAGTAGACACAACAGCGATCACAACTCTCCCTCtgggctcctctctctcctctacctgctccacatcaaatcgcatttgcgctcaccctcatcacaccgcatcgctgctcaatcactactcgccgctgcacgtgttggaCGACTTGCCAAGATCACATACCTGCAAACCTAATCGTACCTTCACGAGTGATGTTAATCGCCGTCTTATGGCTAATCACCACGTTGATTGTACGCACAACTAAATTTATGCCACTCCCTAGCTCACCCAGACACCTAATCAACAACCCACCACTTAACGTAGCATACAATTTCAATGCCAATCTATTGCCTTCATATACTAATATGCGAGATACCACACGAATCTACTCATCACATACGGGCAAAGCAGAGAGATCGCGAATCTACCGCCTCTATAGACAATTTCTCAATAACGTTCATATGGAAACACAAAATTGCGTCGTTTATACATTTCATATAAACTTAGATTGTTGGGAGAACCTACGTTCGCATATTCTCTAAACAACATCGACACAGTAACGAATATGCTGTTCAAAGTTAGAAGGCACGATATGTTTGTAAGAAGTACTACATATGTCCATTTCGTTTGTATAACGGTACAATTACGTAGTCTTTTTTGCGGCACGCGCCAACCGTCGGGCCTCGTTCCTCTTCTGCTTGAGCTGTATTTTGAACATGTGCCGTTCGTCATGAATGCGGTACACAGTCTGGCTCCTAGAAAGCAGTTGAAGATGCACGGGCAGTGGTTTAAGATGATACAGCTCATCTACTTCCTCCTGCACTTCGGGTGGCAGCGGCATTCTACCCTCCCGCCAGTGCACCGTTAACTCGTCTTCCAGTGCTCTAGACTGCTGAATGAATAGTGTTTGAAGTGTTTTCTCGGCTGTATCATCGCATTGTAATCCCAGCGTTACTCTTCCACCTGAACTGGTTGAGTAATGGTTGTCTGAATACCTACCACTGACGTCGAACATTCCGTTTAGCCCATTGCTTGTAAGGAAGTCAGACCACGCACCAAATCGCATTAAAACGGATAGGCCAGCTTTGTGCCACTTGCCGGAGTAGAAGTTGCGTTCGTATATTCCGGTGGATACGTCGCGCAGTGCGCACGGCCCCTGCCTCGTGAGCTTGTTGTAAAGTTGTCTTGCGATATCGACAGTTTGTTTAATATAATGCCTCTGCTTGTGCACATAATCTGGGTCGTTCGTTTTGTCCGTGTCAAGGTGCCGTATTGCGATAATTTTGCTGTGCAGAGCATAGGGAAAGACCAGGTTGGCACTTGCCGCTGCCACCGAGGCCTCCTTGCTTCGAAATGTGACGTAGCCTGTGCCGTTACACTGGTACGGATCTAAATCATGCGGCATGCATCTGCAGAATGTGATGGTGCCGAACTTTGAGAAGAATCGCCTGAGTCTCTCCTGTAGGTATTCAGGCGTCCTGCCCATCGGCAGGTTGCTCAGCTCGATGGTGTTGGGGCCGTAAATATCCACCGCATCGTACCTTAGACATACATGAACGTGTACGAACTCGTCACTACCTGCTCTTCGGCTCTGTGTAGAGCCAGTCGATGCGTTTGCTGTCGACGTGCGACACCTCAGGGtagtgcagcagcttgtcCGGCTCCCAGCGCACATAAGGTTTGACAAAGAACCAGCGCATTTTTGATGCGCCGGGGTAAGCGTAGGCTGCACATCTTCTCTGCGTGAATGTGCGGATCATTTTCATCTGCCTGGACGCTCTTCGTCATGACGACTCGCGTCAACCCTCTATGCACATCCTTTAACCATTAGACATTAGGATGATTAACGCGAAACGCGTATGTAACTTATTTTGTAGGCGCCAGTCTGCACTGGCGGCCTCTCGTTTAGGAGGATGGAGCGGCCGGCCTTCCTTATGTGCATCGACTCGCAAACCTCCATTGAGGCCGTCGCCGCTACGGTTGGCTACTTGCCACTATCGTAGTTATTCTAGTGCGACGAATGATTGCGAACCGTCCGGTTCGACGCCAAACAGCGCGGTAGATGGCACTGGAGTCGATGGCAGCGTCGGCACCGAGCAGCCTTCCACTGGGCATTCTGAGCCAGTGGATTCCGATACGTTTGTACGTCTCATATCCTCCGTGAACGACCGAAATTCGTCATTTGTGGTCGCTTTGCAGAAGTTCAAAGACCAGTTACAGGCCGATTGCTCAAGAGCGTACCCGTTCCGCCTCCGAGACTTGCGAACGTTGTTGGAATTCAGTTCGCAGCTATTGGGTATGCAGAGTGACCCACATGCAGCAGATGTCATATCCGGAGCATTTGAACTATTCAAATCAGATGGcgacgccgcagctgcattcCACCTATGTCGCCTGTTTTCGTCTTTTAATAACTGCCTCGGGCGTACCATGACGTCCAGTGTTTTCCAGCGTGTAGTCAATAATCGCGTGGGTATGATGGGAGCCAAGTTTCTCTCTCCGAAAAAGATGGACAACCTCCGGGAGGTGAGTGAAGCGTGCGCTTATTTTCAGCTGTCCGTAGAAATTGGGCCCCGGTGCGGAGATCGCAATGAAGTTTCTGGCCTCAGCTTTAACTGAACGCGACATCACGGGCTTAGAGGGATGTTGCGAGAAGTCACTGTTTGACTTCTTAAATCAGGGGCTGGGCTACCTGGATCGCATGGGTTTGAAGGTATGTTCGACATTACGCTTGAAACATAAGTTCCTTGCAGCTTAAGTTTGAGGTGTCTGATGTGAAGGACACAAAACTGGACGTATTCTGGCTGACTATCGGAGGGAAGCGCGGGAACGAGATCTCTTCGCCATATCTGATGAAGCAGGCGCTCGCACATCAGATTCTGGTTGAATTGCCCAAGAAATCGGGTTCATCCTCGGGATCAACAGGCGATGAGATGCCAATGAATAGGCAACAAAATCGCGAATTGGTGATGAAGACGTTCGAGAAAGGTATACTAGCTCGTATGGAGGTCTTGCTGACTGTGCGCCAGTCCTTGAGCCTGGTTGACTCTCGTGGATCGACCGTATGGGAGGACAATAAGAAGATAGCCACTCACAAGCTGACATTTGAATCTGAAATTGCCATGCGTTCGCGCGACGGTGATGATATAGACACTAAGGACTGGACGGTCGTTGACATAAACGGCGTGCTCAACAGCAACGCGCCGTTCACTGCTCAATGACTTATGAGCAGCAACAAGTTTTGAATAGTTAAGCATTTGATTTTCGTGTGATTTGTTTTGGAGCTGTCCCCACGTATGCTGCGATATGTTCGATTCTGCGTTTGACCTTGTGTTGTTCGGCGATATGCGATAGCCACCCTGCGCAAGTCGCGCTAATCACGATTTACACTTACCTACTATGCGTGGCACCATTAGCATGCTTCTAACTGCTCCGATGGTTGATTGGTTTTTATCCTTGTGCAACCTAACGTTTTATAAGGCGGTTCACCTGAACAACCCACCTAGTGAGCAGGTGGAAGACGAACACATCGAAGCGGAAGTGGCAACGTCCATCTAAACCTTTCTGTATCTCCAGTACCTGATCTAGCATGTCAGCATCACAGTGTTCCTGAGAAACCATTGCAACTATGGCGGCTGTACTGCTTACCATCAAAATATCCGTCCTGGGATCTTTGCATGGATGAACGAAGTCCCTGAAAGGTTTGGGTAAGCGTCGCTCCTCGTTATATGTTTTAATGATGTTCCGCTTCTCAGTTTCAGACGCATTAAATAGGTCGTCAAAATGCTGCCATGCAAACATTGGCGTGCAGCTCTTGTGTGTTGCTATGGCATTTATAAGCGCCGAGTACACGCTGCCCTCCTCCGATATGCATATCCTGGCAGCGTAAGAAGCACCTGAAGGCAATTGACATACATATAATCGTCACAATATGGTTTATACGTTTGCCCGAATGCACGGATTATTTTTGGAGGTTAAATAGAAGGTGAAACCTGCTGAACATAAACTTACTTGTCAGTCCGTGTTCCATGTATAGGATTGCGATGGTATTTAGCAGCATTTTGGTATCCAAATCGACCTCATTGATAGGCACTGAGCATATATTTTGAGCTAGGAAGTCCAATACGGTATCTTCAGACTGTAGTTTCATGGCTGATCCGTCATGCGACCGTGCGAGTATAGCCAAACATTCCCCTATAATTTTCTCGTAACTGCAGGAATCTCCATGATCGTATCCAGCGTCTAGGCAGGCCAAAGATGCTGTCAGGATGTTCTGATATAGTGTTTATTCCACTGCGCTGCTTCCTACCGCTACATGCGCATTTTGGGGCATAAGCTGCCGTACTTTATGCACCAGTGGAGTGACGTTGTTCATGCCCTCATTCACTGCAGACTCGAACGTCACCCTGTCATGTTCCTGTGGAAGGTTGCCCTTGATTAGCAGGTGCGCGACATCTGTGAAGGTACACTTGTTGACCAGTTCTCGGAGCGGGAATCCGCGATAGTATATATCTGTTTCGTAACTTTATGATGGATTTGAAATAAAACGCATACCATTATTGATACAAGGGGAGTATATTTCGGTCTCCACAGCGACTAATTTTTCATGTCTTTGTTTTGCTGTAGCCTCTCTCGCGGTGCTCATGGCCCGGAACAACAGCCGTGAAGCCCTCATACTTGCGGATGTTGCTGACCTTCCGCCTCTATACCCACTCTATTGCAATTATGTATTAGGAATTCATCACATGGGACCCATTTGATCGCTTCTTCACCCGTTTTTCTCTAACCGGAACGCCACACATCGTCCGGTGTGTCTAACTTCCATTACTTGATAGGGCCTTCCTGGGCCTTTATATTTTTCTTTCCCTTAAGTAAACAATAATGTGGCAGTGTTGGCGGTAGTATCTGCGTAATGTGCAATGTAGGCACCTTTTGGTGTCTGATTGCCCTGCTGTGCCAAGTTGGCCTATGCGTCTGCTTCATCCGTCGTGATTCCTGCCACAAGCGCGCATATGGAGGTCCACTACGAGCGCAAAAGCGCAGAAGGTGGCCTGATCACCGCCACTGGGGTCCAATGGTCCCTGGTCGCGAACTAACTGAGGAGGAGATTGACAGGATCTTTGATAATCTCTTCTCCAACCCGATATATGAGGCACGGGAACCAGATACACCTCCTGAGAAAACTGGCAGTGCCACTAAGAATGAGAATCGGTTGAAGGGCCTAGGAACGAAGCATTACCAGGGCATATTAGACGAGATCAGAACCGAGGTGGCCGTTCGCGTTCGTCGTGAGCAGGGAGGAAAATCGCAAACCGTCGACACCAATGAAGATGTGGAAGACACTGTATCGTCAGCTGTGAGCGATTCAGCTCCCCCAACCACCGCATCCCCGTTGCCTGTTGACACGGCAGCATCGGCTGCTGAACGCCGTGTCAAATTCGTGGCACGGAATAACTTCCCTACTGCAAAAGTGCTTAATTCTAAGCATTACGTGGAGGGTAAGTCAATATAAATCCAGTTGTCTGTTTAACATTGGCACCAGGGCTAAAGTTCCGTCGTCTGGGGGAGAGCGAGTTGGTCGTTAGTGAGTTGGGCATCGGCACGTCAATGTACGACAACCCTGAACTCATCGATCACGACCATGCTGTTGAAGTATTGGAGACTGCTCACAAACAATACGGCATAAACTTTTATGTGAGCGTTATATGCTTGCGATTGTCATTGATTTTCAGGATACCTGCGAATACGACCCCTATCCATACGAGCCTCGTAGCTACCTGGAGGGCCAGCATCGCAGCATGCGCGAGTTTTTGCGCCGAGTTAAACGTGAAGATGTTGTGGTATCGGGAAGGATATCGTCTAGCAACTTGGGGAAGTTTCGCACCCGGGGGCGTTTCTTGTCTTGGGTGCGCGGGGATATATCGTCACCACCCACTCTGTAAGTTGCCTTGTCGTTCATATTATCCATCTGGTCCACAGATCAGTGATAGAAAAAGCAGTAGACAAGCTTTTGGATCGCCTGGGTACAGACTACTTGGACATCTTGTCCTTTGTGCATCCTTACCGATACGTGCCAAATGCTCACCTTGGGGAGGACACCTACTGCTGGGGCAATGAACGCGACGTGTTCAGCGGCGCGGCCTCAGAGAATGCGGACGAGTGTACGTACGATGCTGACGAATTACTCTCGGCTCAATGCGAAATATTCGAGACTCTGGTTAGCAAGGGTAAGGTGCGTTCCATCGGCCTGTCCAACGAGACGGTTTGGGGACTCTGCCATTTGAAGAACAAGTCGGGTCGAAAGTTCCCTGTAGCTTGTACACAGCAGATGTACAACATGCTTCATCGCAACGAGGTTGAGTCTAGTGGTTGGTGACCAGCTGATAGTTGTTATCGTGTTCAGGCATGTCGGAAGCAGTGCTAAAGGAAAATCTGAACTGCCCAATCGTCGCATACGGCATACTTGCAGGGGGCATTCTGACGGGAAAGTACATAGACCCCGAGCGGTGCGTTTCCGGTTTGACGGCTCGCTTATTTGCATTAGACACAACCCTATGGGTCCCGACAAGACGAAGGAGAATGCAACATTTGCGGACAAGCACGACTACCCTGGTGATTGTAAGTTGCATTGCAGATCAATCGTGCCTCATCTTGATATCAGTTGAGATCCCTGAGGATTACGGTCATTTGAGCTTCGGCCCGGCCAATGCGCGGTGCAACCTCTTTCCCGACACCTTCCACACCCACAGGTTTGTTTTCGAACACAGCTGTTTGTCTCATAACATCAATAGAACTATTTGGTGTCAGCACGCCACTGCCGAGTACCTGAAGGTTGCACGGACTCACGGCATGACCCTTGCGCAACTTAGCATGTCTTGGGTATTTAGTCGCCCTTTCGTAAGTTTATCATTGACCACATTTTAACTCCTAACCAGGTCGGTTCCAGCTTGTCATCGCCGCGTAGCATCGGTCAGCTGCACGAAACGATTGCAGCCCTGAACTACCCGATGACACGTGAGATAGAGAATGACGTTCACGAGATATTCCTGCGCTACCGCGCTCCAACCATGGGTGGACCGCAGCTACTTACTCGCCTAGACGACGACTTCGCCGTTCCGATGTCGCAGAACGACCGCATGCGAAAAGGCGCGGTACCCATCTGGAGCGGCGGGTCGCACTGGGATATGGACTCGATTCCACCTATTTCGCGAATAGCCGAGGAACGTAAGCATGACGAAGCATACGTGGAGACGGCTTCTTTGTTTGGTCTGTTCGACAAGCCTAACGACGAATGCTGGCGCAACTACCGCTGCTGGGTAGAGCGGACCAGCGAAGGCCTTCCAGGTTTGCATTCGATCTCGCTTGCGTATCATCTGAATTTCAGGCGAGTATTTCGCTGTGAAGGAGAGCAAGCTGTTCGGCTGGGATACAATGAAGCTTGACGAGTTCACAGTGGTGCCTAAAACCCCAGAGGAGGTTGCCCGTGACGACACTAGCGACTTCCACTTCTACTGGAAGGGCGGGCAGGTATTTACCGTTAAACCTGATTGCAATACCATTTTCAGGTATATGTGGGTCCTACCAGCGACGCAATCCGCGCATTTTACGACGACCAGATCGCGGTTTGCAATGTGATGCGTGCCCGTGAGGACAGCTTTAAACGAGGCCTCGAGG
This genomic stretch from Babesia bigemina genome assembly Bbig001, chromosome : III harbors:
- a CDS encoding ALDO/KETO REDUCTASE, putative — encoded protein: MVPGRELTEEEIDRIFDNLFSNPIYEAREPDTPPEKTGSATKNENRLKGLGTKHYQGILDEIRTEVAVRVRREQGGKSQTVDTNEDVEDTVSSAVSDSAPPTTASPLPVDTAASAAERRVKFVARNNFPTAKVLNSKHYVEGLKFRRLGESELVVSELGIGTSMYDNPELIDHDHAVEVLETAHKQYGINFYDTCEYDPYPYEPRSYLEGQHRSMREFLRRVKREDVVVSGRISSSNLGKFRTRGRFLSWVRGDISSPPTLSVIEKAVDKLLDRLGTDYLDILSFVHPYRYVPNAHLGEDTYCWGNERDVFSGAASENADECTYDADELLSAQCEIFETLVSKGKVRSIGLSNETVWGLCHLKNKSGRKFPVACTQQMYNMLHRNEVESSGMSEAVLKENLNCPIVAYGILAGGILTGKYIDPERHNPMGPDKTKENATFADKHDYPGDYQSCLILISVEIPEDYGHLSFGPANARCNLFPDTFHTHRTIWCQHATAEYLKVARTHGMTLAQLSMSWVFSRPFLHETIAALNYPMTREIENDVHEIFLRYRAPTMGGPQLLTRLDDDFAVPMSQNDRMRKGAVPIWSGGSHWDMDSIPPISRIAEERKHDEAYVETASLFGLFDKPNDECWRNYRCWVERTSEGLPGEYFAVKESKLFGWDTMKLDEFTVVPKTPEEVARDDTSDFHFYWKGGQVYVGPTSDAIRAFYDDQIAVCNVMRAREDSFKRGLEVEELPEGCKVWSSLDADLVFKRLRDKFGIDVTEPRLLERLLLDCGREVVALSAAERRCEKFAYFEDREHLLKQEVEVSDVDKRRTTPL